A window from Salvia miltiorrhiza cultivar Shanhuang (shh) chromosome 2, IMPLAD_Smil_shh, whole genome shotgun sequence encodes these proteins:
- the LOC131008253 gene encoding protein FAR1-RELATED SEQUENCE 5-like, which yields MEIGSCSTGESTTIVVEGHTDLFISDCDAKEKPFEEQIFDLQQAEKLYEDYAKVYGFISRKATINRADDGSISTRYMLCNREGAPNHGDSLILVEGNGENRKRKRTSFKVGCKALIIFKAMSYGCFRVGTFIEGHNHKMVSETSRHFMSSNRQVHEVHQYFIHAGIRANIGPTKTFCIFKEIVRDYDKVGCTSIDFKNYGRDLKVYVASSDAHMLLETFKDRKELCDGFQYFYDVDEENQLSRLLWTDKQAVINLKNFGEAVSFDATYNTNKFKFFIVLIRYKMIFTQFTGRDNHGKCVSFGAAIISHEDMDSYAWVFSKFTECVRNAPRVFMTDQDPGLKKAVALVWPETHHRFCMWHITMKVVEKLPFNFRDDSDFKSKWFSSLYEDHALWIPAYFRDISMSGLFCTTSLSESENSYFKRFLSKFSDLVVLFMNYNSAFDSQRDTCQRLNYEDETGVLPMLTTMAIEKHASTLYTISIFKEVQEEIVSAFSTCMMAKMEDNTFVVDDNVDSEFTIVHDTITDSLTCKCNLFTRKDSSATKVIGKHDLFHVFSKCIGHVSGDQDLMKQLLGELSEVENKFAKLHNENATRNSKDVIFQEFYGSVRPEVPTVLSPAFAKTKGSGVGGHRKSDKKKAMILAQKPLRNCKRCNTMGHHDSRNCPTKAVVNP from the exons ATGGAGATTGGCTCGTGTAGTACAG GTGAATCGACGACAATTGTAGTAGAAGGACATACCGATCTTTTCATCTCTGACTGTGATGCTAAGGAAAAACCATTTGAGGAGCAGATTTTCGATCTTCAACAAGCTGAGAAGCTTTATGAGGATTACGCAAAAGTCTATGGTTTTATTTCTCGTAAGGCAACCATCAACAGAGCTGACGATGGGTCCATAAGTACTCGATATATGCTTTGTAACAGAGAAGGTGCTCCTAACCATGGTGATTCGTTAATTTTGGTCGAGGGTAACGGAGAAAATAGGAAACGTAAGAGAACATCATTCAAGGTTGGTTGCAAGGCTCTTATCATATTTAAGGCAATGTCTTATGGTTGTTTTAGGGTTGGAACCTTCATTGAGGGTCATAACCATAAGATGGTGTCTGAAACTAGTCGTCATTTTATGTCGAGCAATAGGCAAGTTCATGAAGTTCACCAGTATTTTATTCACGCGGGTATTAGAGCCAACATTGGACCAACTAAAACATTTTGCATTTTTAAAGAGATTGTTCGTGATTATGATAAGGTTGGTTGCACTAGTATTGATTTCAAGAACTATGGTCGAGACTTGAAGGTCTATGTCGCTAGTTCGGATGCCCATATGTTGCTTGAAACATTTAAGGATAGGAAGGAGCTTTGTGATggatttcaatatttttacgACGTTGATGAGGAAAATCAGCTGAGCCGCCTTCTCTGGACAGATAAACAAGCTGTGATTAACTTAAAAAATTTTGGAGAGGCTGTGTCTTTTGATGCAACATACAACACCAACAAGTTTAAGTTTTTTATCGTGTTGATTCG GTACAAAATGATTTTTACTCAGTTTACTGGTAGGGACAACCACGGTAAATGTGTGTCGTTTGGTGCGGCAATCATATCACATGAAGACATGGATTCATATGCGTGGGTTTTCAGCAAGTTTACGGAGTGTGTTAGGAATGCTCCTCGTGTGTTTATGACTGACCAAGATCCTGGGTTGAAGAAGGCCGTTGCTCTTGTTTGGCCCGAAACACATCATAGGTTTTGCATGTGGCACATCACGATGAAGGTTGTGGAGAAATTGCCATTTAATTTCAGGGACGATTCTGATTTCAAGTCGAA GTGGTTCTCTTCACTGTATGAGGATCATGCTCTATGGATTCCTGCATATTTTCGTGACATCAGTATGAGTGGGCTGTTTTGCACCACTTCCTTGTCTGAGAGTGAGAATAGCTATTTTAAACGCTTCCTTAGTAAGTTTTCTGATCTAGTTGTGTTGTTTATGAATTATAACAGCGCTTTTGATTCCCAACGAGATACATGTCAGAGGTTAAATTATGAGGATGAGACTGGTGTTCTCCCCATGCTTACAACGATGGCAATCGAGAAACATGCCTCTACATTATATACCATCTCAATTTTCAAGGAGGTCCAGGAGGAGATTGTATCTGCTTTTTCAACATGCATGATGGCAAAGATGGAGGATAACACATTCGTAGTTGATGACAATGTTGACAGCGAATTCACAATTGTGCATGATACAATTACCGATTCTTTGACCTGCAAGTGCAACTTGTTCACCAGGAAAG ATTCTTCTGCAACCAAAGTAATTGGTAAGCATGATCTATTCCATGTTTTCAGCAAATGTATTGGTCATGTTTCCGGGGATCAAGATTTGATGAAACAGTTGCTAGGTGAATTAAGTGAAGTTGAGAACAAGTTTGCTAAGCTTCATAACGAAAATGCAACGCGAAATTCCAAGGATGTTATATTCCAAGAGTTTTATGGGTCTGTACGACCTGAGGTTCCTACAGTGCTTTCTCCTGCTTTTGCTAAAACCAAAGGTAGTGGAGTCGGTGGTCACAGGAAATCCGACAAGAAGAAGGCAATGATTTTAGCTCAAAAGCCTCTACGCAACTGCAAAAGATGCAATACCATGGGACACCACGACTCTCGGAATTGTCCTACCAAGGCAGTTGTTAACCCATGA